The Ruminococcus bovis genome includes a region encoding these proteins:
- a CDS encoding restriction endonuclease subunit S: MDFEPFGGITPDDWQNISVYNLADYINGAAFKKSEYGDFGLPIIKIAELKNGITDSTQYCCIDKDDKYYIDDRDILFSWSGNPDTSIDTFLWSSGKAILNQHTFRVVSKYDAPAFTYFLLRYLKPQFSHIASNKQTTGLGHVTVADLKRLQFCSNEVAIIEFNSLVAPIFEKIFSTSKENQHLAALRDTLLPKLMSGELDVSEVKI; the protein is encoded by the coding sequence GTGGATTTTGAACCGTTTGGTGGGATTACGCCTGATGATTGGCAAAATATTTCAGTATATAACCTTGCTGATTATATAAATGGTGCAGCTTTCAAAAAGTCTGAATACGGTGATTTTGGCTTGCCTATAATCAAAATTGCTGAATTGAAAAATGGAATTACTGATTCAACTCAATATTGCTGTATAGATAAAGACGATAAGTATTATATTGATGATAGAGATATTCTATTCTCGTGGTCTGGGAATCCCGATACATCAATAGATACCTTTTTATGGAGTAGTGGAAAAGCAATTCTTAATCAGCATACATTTCGTGTGGTATCAAAATATGACGCTCCAGCTTTCACGTACTTTTTATTAAGATATCTAAAGCCACAATTTTCTCATATTGCAAGTAATAAACAGACAACAGGGCTCGGACACGTTACTGTTGCTGATCTTAAACGGCTTCAATTCTGTTCCAATGAAGTCGCAATTATTGAGTTTAATTCCCTTGTTGCTCCTATCTTCGAAAAAATTTTTTCAACAAGTAAAGAAAATCAACATCTTGCCGCTCTCCGTGATA
- the xerA gene encoding site-specific tyrosine recombinase/integron integrase, with product MKRQLITEIEQKMLKQLDNAQLEALHKVLIQTFKQYEISETNSNDDEPENSDILSEFLSAKRIEGCSEKSLNYYCKTITAALNSINKGIKHITTDDLRGYLTKYQEEKKSSKVTMDNIRRILSSFFSWLEDEDYIIKSPVRRIHKVKTSKTIKETYTDENLELMRDSCVELRDLAMIDLLASTGMRVGEMVLLNREDINFTERECVVLGKGDKERIVYFDARTKIHLRNYIDSRSDSNPALFVSLRSPHNRLSIGGVELRLREMGKRLGINKVHPHKFRRTLATMAIDKGMPIEQLQRLLGHQRIDTTLQYAMVKQSNVKIAHRKYIG from the coding sequence ATGAAACGACAATTAATTACTGAAATCGAACAGAAAATGCTCAAGCAACTGGATAATGCACAGCTTGAAGCTCTGCACAAAGTGCTTATTCAGACATTTAAGCAGTATGAAATAAGCGAAACAAATTCCAATGACGATGAACCGGAGAATAGTGATATCCTTTCTGAGTTTCTTTCTGCTAAGCGGATTGAAGGTTGTTCCGAGAAATCGCTGAATTACTATTGTAAAACAATCACAGCTGCATTAAATAGCATCAATAAAGGGATAAAGCATATTACTACGGATGATCTACGCGGTTACCTTACAAAATATCAGGAAGAAAAGAAATCAAGCAAGGTGACAATGGATAATATCCGGCGTATTCTATCAAGTTTTTTCTCTTGGTTAGAGGACGAGGATTATATTATTAAAAGTCCTGTTCGACGGATCCATAAGGTTAAGACAAGCAAAACAATCAAAGAAACCTATACTGATGAAAACTTGGAGCTGATGCGCGACAGCTGTGTTGAGTTGCGTGATTTAGCGATGATTGATCTGTTGGCTTCTACAGGTATGCGTGTTGGTGAGATGGTCTTGCTTAATCGTGAAGATATCAATTTTACCGAGCGTGAATGCGTCGTACTCGGCAAGGGTGACAAAGAACGAATAGTATACTTTGATGCTCGTACAAAGATCCATTTACGTAATTATATAGATTCACGATCAGACAGTAACCCGGCGCTGTTTGTTTCCCTTCGCTCTCCTCATAATCGCTTATCAATCGGCGGAGTGGAACTTCGATTGCGAGAAATGGGCAAGCGTTTGGGAATCAACAAGGTACATCCGCATAAATTCAGACGAACGCTCGCAACAATGGCGATAGATAAAGGCATGCCGATAGAGCAGTTACAACGCTTGCTTGGACATCAAAGAATTGATACTACCTTGCAATACGCAATGGTAAAACAAAGCAACGTAAAAATAGCACATAGGAAATATATAGGATAG
- a CDS encoding restriction endonuclease subunit S has translation MSNWTMKKLSEIVSFNPRETIKRGTLAKKIAMDNLVPFCRDVPSFEITEFNGGTKFRNGDTIMARITPCLENGKTAKINILGDNEVGFGSTEYIVFRAIEGLSNEDYVYYLVCSPIVRESAIKSMVGSSGRQRVQTDVLKNLEICVPDLETQDKIGLILKSIDDKITINKKINENLEQQAQAIFKSWFVDFEPFGGVVPDEMQLVPLQDLCEVVTKGTTPTTLGKSFSNQGINFIKAESILNNHSLDRGRFAYIDEETNSLLKRSIIKEGDIVFTIAGTLGRFALVDDTVLPANTNQAVAIIRANKTKLLPEYLYSFFLGNWHNDYYKKRVQQAVQANLSLTTIKSLPIAMLSNETTDNYNRLIIPIIQTMKTNEYENQHLGALRDTLLPKLMSGEIDVSEVKI, from the coding sequence ATGAGTAATTGGACTATGAAAAAACTAAGTGAAATTGTAAGTTTTAATCCAAGAGAAACAATAAAAAGGGGAACTCTTGCAAAAAAGATTGCTATGGATAATCTTGTCCCTTTTTGTCGTGATGTCCCGAGCTTCGAGATCACAGAGTTTAACGGTGGTACTAAGTTCCGAAACGGTGATACGATAATGGCAAGAATAACCCCTTGCCTTGAAAACGGTAAGACTGCTAAAATAAACATTTTAGGTGATAATGAGGTAGGATTTGGTTCAACTGAGTATATTGTATTCCGAGCCATTGAAGGATTATCGAATGAAGATTATGTATACTATCTTGTTTGTAGTCCAATTGTGAGGGAGTCGGCAATAAAGTCAATGGTTGGTTCATCAGGGCGGCAACGAGTGCAAACCGATGTACTTAAGAACCTTGAAATATGTGTTCCTGACTTAGAAACACAAGATAAAATTGGTTTGATACTCAAATCTATTGACGATAAGATTACGATAAATAAAAAGATAAATGAAAATTTAGAGCAGCAGGCACAGGCGATTTTTAAGTCTTGGTTTGTGGATTTTGAGCCTTTTGGTGGGGTTGTGCCTGATGAAATGCAATTAGTTCCGTTGCAAGATCTATGTGAGGTGGTTACAAAAGGAACAACCCCAACCACTTTGGGAAAATCGTTTTCTAATCAAGGTATAAATTTCATAAAGGCTGAATCAATTCTCAACAATCATTCTTTGGATAGAGGACGTTTTGCGTATATCGATGAAGAGACAAATTCTCTTCTAAAACGATCTATTATAAAGGAAGGCGATATTGTTTTCACCATCGCAGGTACACTTGGAAGATTTGCGCTTGTCGATGATACAGTTTTACCAGCAAATACAAATCAAGCTGTTGCTATTATTAGAGCCAATAAAACTAAACTCCTTCCTGAATACTTATATAGTTTCTTTTTAGGCAATTGGCATAATGATTACTATAAAAAACGAGTTCAACAAGCTGTTCAAGCTAATCTTAGCCTTACCACAATCAAATCGTTGCCTATTGCAATGTTATCAAACGAAACAACAGATAATTACAACCGATTAATTATTCCTATTATTCAAACTATGAAAACAAACGAATATGAAAATCAACACCTTGGCGCTCTCCGTGATACCCTCCTACCTAAGCTTATGAGCGGCGAGATTGATGTGTCAGAGGTCAAGATTTAA